The following coding sequences lie in one Mycobacterium sp. DL440 genomic window:
- a CDS encoding DUF427 domain-containing protein, with protein sequence MAVKMDDLLGSELGALRYQPTTKRIRVCLGGEPVADTGKAVLVWEPRRVVPTYAVPRSALTAQLVPAGGDVGDDEIPGFLDPSVPFTAHTCPGTAFDVIAGDETGAAAAFQPDDADLNGYLILDFSTFEWREEDEAIVAHPHDPFHRIDIRRSRRRIRVELDGRVLAESCDPMLLFETGLPTRYYLPREDVATALVVSNTVTYCAYKGRATYYSAPGGASDLAWAYHEPLIDAVPVGDRICFFDEHVDVFADDERVDRPVTPWSKR encoded by the coding sequence ATGGCAGTGAAGATGGACGACCTGCTGGGCAGCGAGTTGGGTGCGCTGCGATACCAGCCCACTACCAAACGAATTCGGGTCTGCCTGGGCGGTGAGCCGGTGGCCGACACCGGCAAGGCGGTCCTCGTCTGGGAGCCGCGCCGGGTGGTCCCGACGTATGCGGTGCCGCGTTCGGCATTGACGGCACAACTGGTTCCGGCGGGCGGGGACGTGGGCGACGACGAGATCCCGGGCTTCCTGGATCCTTCGGTGCCCTTCACCGCGCACACCTGCCCGGGCACAGCGTTCGACGTCATCGCCGGCGACGAAACCGGCGCGGCCGCAGCCTTTCAGCCCGACGACGCAGATCTGAACGGCTATCTGATCCTGGATTTCTCGACCTTCGAATGGCGTGAGGAAGACGAGGCGATCGTCGCGCACCCGCACGACCCGTTCCACCGGATCGACATCCGGCGCAGTCGTCGACGTATCCGCGTCGAACTCGACGGACGGGTGTTGGCCGAATCGTGCGATCCCATGCTGCTATTCGAGACCGGGCTCCCCACCCGCTACTACCTCCCCCGCGAAGACGTCGCCACCGCACTCGTGGTGAGCAACACCGTCACGTACTGCGCGTACAAGGGCCGGGCCACCTACTACTCCGCTCCCGGCGGAGCCTCCGATCTGGCCTGGGCCTATCACGAGCCGCTTATCGACGCGGTGCCGGTCGGCGACCGCATCTGTTTCTTCGACGAGCACGTCGATGTTTTCGCGGACGACGAGCGGGTGGATCGTCCCGTCACACCGTGGAGCAAGCGGTAA